The window CCCACCCGACATTCGAGCCAGTTATACTggattttcttttgtaaagaTATACGCAGTTAGGAAGTTAAAAAAGTATacaattagtatatttattaagtaatgaGGGCGCTGAAATTTTTTCGTTGTAATAATGGCGGTAATCCAGTAAAGGTTTTACCCATGCGTTTAAACTTTGGCTAATTATTATCTCTCGTATGATTTAGTACTATCATAGAAGAGGAGGAGATCGCGGAGTCGGACGTGGTGATGCAGCCGCCGCTGAGCGTGGCGAGCGCGGCCGCCGTGCCCGTGCCGCCCATCATGAGCACCAAGCAACACGCCACCGCCTTCAACGAACAAGTCGCTGACTCCGAATATTACAACAACAGGTATAAACAGATTTTGTCCACTTGcgtgaatattttatgaaaaaatatagcaTATAGACCTTTTCTTTGGGATATACCGTATTTACGTATTAAATTTTAAcgtaatcggttcagcagtCTAGCCATGAAAGCGTAATATGAAATTTTCTTCTGATGATGATGTCGGTCGTCCTTACGAATATACACATTGTTCTATGGGACACTGCGCAGCGACGCAGCCGTTTCCGTGTAATACGCAACCGACACGACAGTGCGCCCAAACATATACGACCTACATCAACGTTGGAGGAAAGGAAACCAGAATTACTTTCCCATTTCTGTTATAAACATTGTTGTCGACAGCGCGTGTGAAACAGCGTCAGTGGCGTCGGATCTGACGCGCATGTACGTGTCGGACGAAGAGGACAAGCCCGAGGTGCTGGGGCCGCGCGCCGGCGTGGTGGCGGGCAGCCCGGCGCGCGACCAGCACATGTCCGCGCACTCTGACAGCGGTGACACAGGAAAACGTCCTCGAGTACAATTGTTCCCCTCGTTttaattaactatattatacctattttaataCCTGTTTACCTGTCGGTTACTCGAACTGACTCACatagttacatttaaatatgaaatagtttgtttttaaataagtattttatgcAGAATTGGGTACCTGCTGTTACCATTAACTTCATTTTGCTATACGTTTATTGCGTTGCGTAAATCTAAGATAACATTAAGgtagtttgtatttttacaaatcaTGGTGTCACGTTATTGATATGCAATgaacattattatgtaacatttttacaaacGAGAGGACTGTACCTTCCCAGTGTCGAACGTAAAAATACTTCTAGCATTCCTATGATTTAagaaaactaatatattttacgtGTTATAATGCTTtagcattaaaaattaaatgtttattgtaataaatgtatGCATACTGTAGGAGGTAATTCGTATTTATGTCCGTATAATGTtacgttttgaaaataattttaattgatacgATGACAATGACACAggaaataaatagattttgtcagtataacattttttattaataatttacaacaagATAACAAACTACGACGTAACACACCGTACACATCTAGTAACAACAATAGAATAACAACAGAACAATTGGTTCTTTAACAATAATACTACTGTTTCAACTCGCTGCTCATTTAAAACACACACACTATGTACAGGAAATATGCAAACAATTATATAACACCGATCAGGTACATTCATACAAATatcacagaaaatatttaatatttgttgtaattttgaaGACCGTGGCCAGCACCTCCAACTGAGTTAATTTTTTGGAGATAGTTTCTTATAGCGTCATCATAGCTCCTCGTTTCAAAAGACTCTGCATCACTCGCTCCGGCGTTTCCATAGTAGTTTTGGGAAGGAGCCTCGTAAGTGTTTCCGGAAGATCCTTCTGATGAGTAGTCATCACCGTACGGCGCGAAGTTCTGTGAGTGGCCGGAATGATCTCCGTTGTAAGATTGAACCTCCGGTTCGTAGGAGTTTTTATTCGAAGCACCATCCTGAGAGTGGAGCTCTTGCACCTGGTAATTTCCTTGCAGGCCCCCGGCGTGATGCAATATGTCGTCGTTGCTACCGATAGCTTCGTGTTCGGGCAACCTCTCCGGCGACTCGACGTGAGGGACTTTGACAATTTGCGGCACCGGCACGGGGTACGGTTTGGAAATGTGCACGGGATACGGTACCTTTTCGATTACCTTTACTGGATATGGCACTGGCACCTTGACGGCTACAGtttttgttatctttataaCTTTTACTGGGGTTTCGGGGATGATAACTTGCTCACCGAGATCGTGCAGTTCTGTCTCATAATTTTCAACAGGTATAGTGTGCGAGTCGTGAGATTCGTGCGATGCCAGGCAACAACAGGCGCTGCACAGTAGTAATAAAAGTTTCTGAAAGTAATTTAAGTCGGTTAATAGACAcattcaaaagtaaaataaaaacaaatattagtcTTAACGGTTGCACGTAGAGTGCATAAAGTTATGCAATGAATTTGGGGATTATATAAGAAAAGTAGGTCAATCTTTCACGCATCAGAAGTTACAGTCTTAATACATTTACTGAATCAGTTGACTAAAGGTgcttaggtaggtacattagaGTGCACgtatgacatttttttttacgtttgtaATGTAAGTGTAACATAATATTCACCGGTGAATTACAATACTTATTAACTTGTAACTTCTAACTTTCAATGAGATCCggtattctatttatttaaacttttttctgACCCACGTAACGGCACAGGTGTAAGAACAGGAAATATGTTACGTAAACAATTACATAACACAAACTGTTTCTGAGCTTTGACAAAAAGACCAAAAAGAAGCGCCGTCGTGATAGTTGAATAAGAGCAACCAATTTGATTACTAACCGGTATTTCCATTGTCGCGTTCGGGCGTACGTTGGCGGTGCTGATAAAAAACTATCGAATCGCAAGTCTACCTAGTGGCTTATATATGGTACATTCCCTCTGCAGCGAGAGACAGGCTCTGTTGATCGACCAATTACTTTCTTCAGCCGTCACTTGCGATCGCGGGCGATGCAGTAGTGGTTAGGTAGTTAACAGTTACGATTGTACCGCAGCTATTACAACCACTGACGATTAGGAAATCAAATAAACTACCGCAGACCTACGACTATAGGTTTGACAAATTATGTTTACTATTCGATTTAACAAGCACTTTTATATTAAGCTTACGAACGATAAGCTTGTGATTATCTACTACATAGTAAGACTAGGGATGCTTTTTCTATTGGACGTAGTTGCCATCGTAAAACTCGGTTACTGAAGCCGTAGTATAGTATTgaagctattattattatatactgaagcgtagtagtagtattattataaatggtcCTACCGAAGTTGTTCTCGGGTTGGAATCCACGGGTCAAAAAAAAATCGCGAAGTGGTTTGTGGAACTgtacataaacattaatttgCTAGGTCTATAACCAGCAGatttatgcagctgacggtggcctgtttacAGCCTTTTTTATACTTGGAACTTATAGTCTAGAAAAATCGTGAATGCCAAGGCTCTATTAGCCTGTGGTCGTGACGTACAGTTCGATTCCCTCACATAACAAATGCAAATGAGATTGTTAGGCTACCAATTATCTCTCGATAGCTAAATATCTACCTACATAAATATAGGAACCTATTCAAACCTTTTTCTTAGCTAGGAGTGTTGTCTCAAGAGAAAGTTATGTAATTAACTATAATGATAACGATGCAGGTAGACCTATctaataataggtacctacctactagtaGTCGGTAGTATTACCATCCATAGTAGCGTACCTATTCAATCTGTTGGTTTGAATCAATGATTGAGGAAGATATTAGATGTGCCTATATGTGCTTACCTACTTagatagataggtaggtacctctATACACAGTAAGCAATTACATTTAGTTATAGGCTATacttatagaaatattatagagtggtcaattatattatcttcAGTGCTTTAAGAACTTAGGATTAAATACTTTAATCACGTTCATATCTAGACAATCCAATAGGTACTCTCCAGAAATAGCAAACAGTGTCTACAGGCTTACTAGTGTTTTAatggcctccgtggcgcagtggttaacgggTCGCGACGCGACTGCCAGTGCGTTAAAAGTAGAAGTTCAATTTTCAaaccgaaaaaatatttgtttcagacTTGATTGTTCTTTGTTTCTCTAGTTTGAATGTTAATTAAAGTCTCTGCGACACAAAAGCCTTAGTGCCcaagttgtctttttaataattaaaatatttaggtactaCGCGTATTGCATCTATTGTACCAATacatgtttatattaattatgtatgtattagtatatttatatttttaatttgtttattgtattttctatgggcctcagttgcctgaaataaatgaataaataaataaaaaataaaaaatacatcgaTAATTCTCTATAGAAAAAAGTTAATGTAGGTATAAGTTAAGTCAGCTTTTAGTTAAGGCGTCATCACTGTCAGACCAGCCAGGTGCAGTAACATTCCGTTAGTACTTATCTAACTTTTGAATACGCATTTgctaacaaacaataatatgattGGTCCAATATCAAGAGTAAAACTAAACAGATACAGCGAAGCTGTTATAGATAAATCAATGACGccttttaaattcaaatagcAAGATGTTGTAGATAGGCATATACATAGGTACGAATGGTAACGTGATAAATAAGTGTGAGTACGTAACTCTCAGACATAGCATCATCTTTCTCGAGACGTCTAGTAGAATTCTATGTTACTGTTGCTGGCACTGCAaacttttttaatcaatatcACAGTTGTATGTTGGTGGATCCGTTATATTGTTTGTCCTGACTTGggttaaaagttattattaaataagatttaaaaaatataggtttagAAGGGTTTGTGATATTTGGTTGTAACGTTAAAAGTGGGGCTTAAAATGTGGAATGCTTACATATTATGCTTGGCCTACATATTGGGTGTATGATGTTTAAATGTTTAGTGACTTAGAAGGTATTACATTTATGTAGGTTAAGCAACACATTGCATTGTTAAAGATAATGATTGGCATGTTTCAGTCCCACACATCCACATTCTCGATTAAATTAAAGAGCCTGAGGTAACCATAAATGAaactataacattaataatacatatttatttaaaaagcttaTCATGAATATTGTTACAGGAAGTAAATTAAACTCTCATTCTATCGGAGAGTACTCTGACTATGGATCCGGAACCACCAATACTGAATGCCTTTTCATGCCAGAGAAGCAGGTGCCCACTTGATCCTTCCGATGGACACTCAAACCCTCTGTATATATATTTCATCAAGATGTCAATCTCATCTGTTGATAAGTTTCCAACTGCTTCACCAATTTGGGTAGACTTAATTGCAAGGAGAACTTTTAATGTCAGTCCCAATGCATTATCCTGtggagtaaaaataaatttaaataaatactataaaaagcttttgtttttatttctaaggCACATAAAACTTGGTCAATatcttacttttatttgttgGTTGGATGAACCTAGTGGAGCATTATTCAGTACAACTCTCAGCGCCTCAATATATCTGCCTGTGTTTTGTAGTTAAGGACATTATTGAAAGGTTAATATTAGTCAATCTATTGACAATAAAAAGCCTGTATAAAATCATTAGTACAATAACTAGGACACAACAGTTAAGAAGTATTTGTTACTATAAATCTGAAACAGATTGGAATAAACCTAATTGGAACAAAGaaaattgataaacataaatacaaggCACTTGTGAAATGTATAACAATCAACACTGACATCAAAACATCAATCATGATTAATATACAATTGAAACTGACATGTTTTGATTTATAAGAAGACATTttcactattttaatttattctactcAGCcttaaatgtgaaataaaacataaaacaaatgcCTCTTATTAATAATAGTTGTAACTCATTACATTCTCATATCCCCAGGTATAAGACTTGAGCTACTAACTCTTTATAGATACCAGAGCGAATAATAAACGAGAGATATCCTGCAAAAAGGTACACTAGAAagcaatcaatcaatcaatcagcaAGAAACACTCAAGatgtttaataatttgttaacttatacatcataatattatagtatattcaATGGACAATTGAATATTTGTTGACTGATAAGATGTATGATTCATAATGAACCAAATGTACCCAATAGGCATTTTATAACACGTAAACGGAAATCATTATTTCCTTAACAAAGCACGTTTACTAGGTATCGAGTTTTAAGACATTTTAACGCCATTTAAACTCAGTATGtgtagtaattttaaaaaggatATTGATTCAGCAGTGCGCAAACTTCTCCCTCATCCGGTCCGGTAGGAATAGACTGCTCCGCTTCATcttctttaaaattatcttcattATATTGATCTATATCTATCTTACGGAACGCAGAACTAGAAGTATTCTTCGCCATTTGTTcgatttatattaagtatttactaagttagaaataatttaaccGAATCCTTTCCTGCTGTTTTGACTAAAACTAGCTTGACGTTGACGTATATAGTGATGggatatttgtaaaaaatacatggCGAGTTTCtaataagtattatttcttaaggcagaataaaaaaaaatgatataagtTACAAGAGCATACTAACGGAGTAATTTATggacagaaatataaaaaaacgtttagttgaaatgaaaaataattcatattcaCACTATGGATCAATACACGCCTTGCTCATACACTAATTTGACGAATCGCATTAAGCATTAATGCGTAACggttcaataaatataaatattttttggcattGTGGCAACGTCATAAATAAGTTTGCTATAAGTCGTTATTGAACAGCATCTACACGAATCGACTTCATATTCAGTAGTTGTAGTAATTGATCAATCACTAGTTCTCCTACTCGTCTAGCTGCTGCCGTCATGCGtgacgtaataaaaatattgcaagcCTATATTTTTAACCTTTCATTAAAGGTAGGTAACTTTAATAGTGTTTGCAATTGAAAGAAAGGTTAACTTTTCCGTGCCTCTGCTATTGTAGCTATGTTTGTACAAGTAGTTTATCCGGACCCAATAATAACTTAATCTAATTATATACAAGTTTACCtattaataatttcaacaattaattattgaGTCAATTGAAAGCAATCACGTAAACGTTcagaaatgtaaagaaaataaattaaagtacgTATTTAATCCCCTTTAATTTTGTTGCAAATTCTTACAAATTTTGATCTCTCAAGAGTCAAGGATGACAACTTTGGGAACTTTTGAGGTGTAATTGGAATGTAGGGTGATAGAATAATGATTACTGGCAATACTTGCGAATACTGCTGTCGTCGTTGTTTGTACTGACATGTTACTATCAACTTGTCAAACTTATTgctaaatatcattaaaaaatattttcttgtccCAATATTGAACAACGAGAGCTCTACCTTAACGTTTGATCAATTAATATTCTTACCACAATGACAATGGGTGATGAACTACCTGTTACATCTTTAGTTTTACCTGTTCTTATACGTCCCGTTTTAACTCAGGTGAGTCGATGGCAATAGTTTTAGCTCAGCAATGAATTATGTGTTTCATGAAATTGTGATCTATCgagttaatgtattttttaactcCTAAGTCCAAACTGCTAAGGAAAAACTGTCAATAAATGGATTAAGTTAAGTGCTTTGCATGTGTTAATGGATGAAAGTGACTAACACTATAACTAAGTAGTTCTAATAGAAGATTAAGATAACTATTATAGTATCGTCTTGGTCAACCTTGTTACGAAATTGATAAGTGTATTTTTgtcatataattaaattatctgatATTCTATTCTTTGATAACTCTGAATAGTTTTTGGTGTGaggaaaatgtaatatttttagtctTCTAGTTATCATCTAACACTACTGAAGAGTCGTAAGTGGAGTTCACATATTTGTCATATAATTGTGTTCACAGCTAGAGAAATATGATTTGGGAGCATCTCAGACACTCCGTGCTGCTCTGACGAAGGCTGAAGCAGCAGTGCCAGGACTGAACTATGACTTGGTGGCAGGGATCATGAGG of the Anticarsia gemmatalis isolate Benzon Research Colony breed Stoneville strain chromosome 3, ilAntGemm2 primary, whole genome shotgun sequence genome contains:
- the Arpc5 gene encoding actin-related protein 2/3 complex, subunit 5 codes for the protein MAKNTSSSAFRKIDIDQYNEDNFKEDEAEQSIPTGPDEGEVCALLNQGRYIEALRVVLNNAPLGSSNQQIKDNALGLTLKVLLAIKSTQIGEAVGNLSTDEIDILMKYIYRGFECPSEGSSGHLLLWHEKAFSIGGSGSIVRVLSDRMRV
- the LOC142987392 gene encoding uncharacterized protein LOC142987392, which gives rise to MEIPKLLLLLCSACCCLASHESHDSHTIPVENYETELHDLGEQVIIPETPVKVIKITKTVAVKVPVPYPVKVIEKVPYPVHISKPYPVPVPQIVKVPHVESPERLPEHEAIGSNDDILHHAGGLQGNYQVQELHSQDGASNKNSYEPEVQSYNGDHSGHSQNFAPYGDDYSSEGSSGNTYEAPSQNYYGNAGASDAESFETRSYDDAIRNYLQKINSVGGAGHGLQNYNKY